The region TATCTTCATCAAGATCAGCAACTGTACCTGATTCAGCTCTAATAACTGATGCAAAATATCTAAAATGATCAACAACTAAAGGTAAGTCAGCATTTAGTGTTTCTCTAACAGTTTTACCATTATCTAAAGTTTCAACAACTGCAAGAGCTTCAAGATTTGCTTCAATTGCATCTGCAACTCTATTTAACATTGTACTTCTTTCGATTACTGAAGTGTGTTTATAAGATTCAAAAGCTGTTTTTGCAGCTTGTACAGCTAATTCAACATCCTCTTCATTTGATCTTGGAATTCTTGTTAAAACATCACCATCAACAGGTGAAATATTATCAAAATACTCGCCACTTTTTGGAGCTACCCATTCTCCACCAATAAAATTCTCATATTGAGGCTTAAAAGTTGGTTTTTCATAAATTTTAGCAGACATATCATTTCCTTTTATATATTAAAATGAAAAAATCATATACGTAAAGTGTATTAATCTTTTCTTGATGAAATCTTACTGTATAAATATAGCTTGAATTTAGCCTGAATATAGCCTGAATATAGCGTTAATTTTTTTGTTTCCAAATAGCCCATTTTTAGCCATTTTTTAATAAAAATATCTATTATATTTTTTTTAAAAAAAATATTTATGATACAATTTTGTATGAAAACTTTTAACTATAATATTAAAAATGGTATTGAAAATAGCAATATTAATCTAGAACTATTAAAAAATGAAGAAAATATATTAATACAAATTTTTTGTGGTCAAGGATATAGTAATTTAAAAGATATTATAGAAAAACTAAAAAAAGAACTCCCCCAATCAATTATTATTGGTACAACAACTGATGGAGAGATTAAAAATACCTCTATTACAACATCTAATACCATCATTTCAATCTCAATATTTAAAGAAACTAAAATTTTAGCCTCTTATGCAGATGATAAAAACTCTTTTAATAATGGTTTTAATCTGGCAAAAAATTTAGTTACTAGTAATACAAAACTTCTAATACTATTTACAGATGGAACAACAACAAATGGAGAAAACTTTTTAAAAGGTGTAGAGTCTTTTAGTAATACAACTCCAATATGTGGGGGAATGGCAGGAGATAATGGAAAGTTTACACAAACATTTATTTCATGCCAAGATAAAATTTTAAAAAGTGGTGCAGTTGGTGTTTCTTTAAATTCTGATAAATTAAAAGTTCATAACGATTATAGATTTAATTGGTCCCCAATTGGTATTGAACATACAATTGATAAAATTGAAGATAATAGAGTTTATAGTATAAATGGGATGTCCCCTGTTGAGTTTTATGCAAAATATTTAGGAGAAGATGTTGCAATGGCACTGCCTGCAACAGGGATAGAATTTCCACTTATAGTTGAGAAAGATGGTATTCCTACGGCAAGAGCAGTAATTGCTAAGCATAGCGATGGAAGTGTAAGTTTTGCAGGAAATTTGGAAGAGGGAGATAAGGTAAAATTAGGTTTTGGAAATGCTGAGATGATTATGCAAAATCCTATAGAAAGCCTAAATAACTTAAGTTCAATGAAACCTGAAAGTTTTTTTCTATTTTCATGTATGGCAAGAAGAAGATATATGCCAAGCTTTATCCAAGTAGAGGTGGAACCCTTTGCAAAAATTGCACCCACTTCTGGTTTTTTTACCTATGCAGAGTTTTATCACAATGGAACTAATAATCTTCTTTTAAATCAAACATTGACAATAGTTGCACTTACAGAAGATTCTTCTGAAAGTGACTTTAAAGAGTTAAATCTAGAACCAAAAGAAAAGAATGAACATGCGAGAACAATAAGAGCTTTAACTCATCTTATACAACAATCAACAAAAGATTATGATAAACAAACTGCAAAATTAAATGAAGAAAAATTATATACCCATAATCTATTAGCTGCACAAAAACAGTTTTTAAGACATACAATTCATGAAACAAACACACCTTTATCTTCTATTATGTGGAATGTTGAACTACATGAAATGGAATTAGGAAAAAGTAGATACTTATCAAACATTGAAGTTGCTATGAAAAATCTTTTTTCAATCTATGATGATTTAAGTTATCTAGTAAAAAGAGATCAAATAAATTATTCTACTCAAAGAATTGATTTAACAGATTACCTTAGAAGTAGAATTGATTTTTTCTTTCAAGTTGCATTAAAAGCAAAATCTAAATTAATATTTGATAGCTCAAATAAATCTCGTTTTATAAATTTTAATGAAACAAAACTTCAAAGAATCATAGACAATAATTTAACAAATGCGATAAAATATACTTTTGAAAACGAAGATATACATATTGTACTTTATGAAGAAAATGATTTTTTTAAACTTCAGTTTACAAGCCATTCAAGTGTAATTCAAGAACCTCAAAAAATTTTTGAAGAGTATTATAGAGAAGAGAAATTAAAAGAGGGTTTTGGCTTAGGTTTAAATTTAGTAAAAAAAATATGTGATGAGGAAGATGTAAAAATAAAAGTAGAATCAAACAACTATTTTACAACTTTTTCATATTACTTTAAAAAGGAAGATAAAGATGAAAATTCTATTACTTGAAGATGATTTGATGTTAAATGATGCAATAACTCAATATTTAACATCTGTAGGACATCAAATTGTATCATCAAAAGATGGAAAAACTTGCCTTGAAATATTAGAAAATGAAAAGTTTGATATGTTAATACTAGATATTAATCTTCCAGATATTGATGGTTTTACTATTTTAGAAGAACTTCATAAACAAAAAAGAACAATTCCTACTATATTTATCTCTGCACTTTTAGATATTGAAGAGATATCAAGAGCTTTTGATATTGGTTGCCATGATTATTTAAAAAAACCCTTTCATCTAAAAGAATTAAATCTTCGAATAAATAAGATTTTAAAATCTTCAGTTGTTCCTCAAAATCATAAAAGATTATCAAAATTATATAGTTTTGATCACGATAATATGACACTTTATTTTAATAATGAACCCCATATTTTACCCAAAAGACAACTTATGATAATCTCTTTATTGTCTAAAAATAGAAGTTTAGTTGTAAATTATGATATGTTTAGAGAATATGCTTATGATGGAGATGATATAGATACCGCAACTATAAGAGCTGAAGTTAATAGAGTAAAAAAAGTATTAAAAGAGGACTTTATAATAAATATCAGAGGAATTGGATATATGGTTGAAAGACCAAATTAAATTACATCATAGGTAACTCAATAAAAAATTTAGCTCCATTTTTTGTATTTTTAGCATAAATATTACCTTTTAGACTTTCATTAATAATTCTATAACTCATATTTAATCCTAAACCTGTTCCTAATGTTTGATGTTTTGTTGTAAAATATGGTTCGAAAATATGTGGCATATTTTTTTCAGGAATTCCCCCTGCATTATCTTCAACAGCAATGATAATTCTATCATCAATCGAATATAGTTCTAGCTTTATCCATGGATTTATCGTTTCCTTTTCCAACAAAGCATCTTTTGCATTATTAAAAATATTTAATAAAACTTGCTCTAATTGACCAATAATTAAATTAACTTTTGTTGTTTTTTCATAATCAATATTATCAATCAAATCAATACTCTTTTCCTTTAATGTAGCATCAATAATCATTTTAGCAGCAATAATTCTATCTTCTAAATTTGTTTTTTCAACACTTTTTCTAACTCTTAGAAAATCTCTAAAAGTATCAATTGTTTTTGACAAATGAAGTGTATACTCAACTATGTTGCCTAATTTTTTATATAAATTTTCATCATCAATAATATTTGCTTTTTTCTCAAATATTAAACCACTTGCTAAGGTACTAATAGCACTTAAAGGTTGTCTCCATTGATGAGCAATATTACCTATCATCTCTCCCATTGCTACCATTTTTGCATTTTGAAAATAGTCTACTTGATTCTCTTCAAAAGTTTTTTTCGCTGTTATATCTTGTCTAATAGCTATAAATCCAACTAAAGAGTTATTTTCATCATATTCTGGTGAAATCATAGAGTAAACCCAAAAACTATGTCCAGATTTTGCTTTATTTTTAAGTTCTCCTGCCCAAGTTTTCCCAGATTTGATAGTATTCCACATATTTTCATAAAATTGATTTGAATAGTTTGTTTCTTTTAAAATACTATGAGTTTTTCCTATCAATTCATCTTTTGAATAACCTGTTAATTTACAAAATGCTTCACTAACTTCAGTAATAATCCCTTCACTATCTGTTCTAGAATAAAGAACATAAGTACCTATTAAATCAAGATTATTTTGTATTTTTTTTGTTTGTTCTTGAACTTTTTTTTCTAATAAATCATTTAATTTTTCTAATTCTCTTGGTCTATTTAAAATAATAAATAAAAGATATCCAAGTAAAAATGAGATTAATATACTAACAAAATATAAAATAAAAACTAAACTGTTAGATAAATAGATTCCAGTATATTGTATATCTAAATACCAAGTACCATTTGGAACTTTTAAACTCTTAGTATAAACTTTTTGCTCAGAAGAAAAATTCTTATTTCCATAAAAAATATCCATTTTTTCTGTGTCAGGATGAACTCTTTTTAGTCTAAAAATATAATTTTTTTCTTTTAATTCATTGATGTTTGTATTTTTAATCAAATCATCCAAAATAATCAAAGCTGACGCAAAACCCCAAAATTTATCATTGATATAAATAGGCTTTCTTGCAATAATCCCTACTCCACCTTGTATTAATGTAAAAGGGCCAGCTAAAGTTAATTTATGACTTTTTCTTGTTAGAAAAGCTTCTTTTTTTCTTGCATCATCTTTAAATAAATCATGTCCAATAGCTTTTTCATTTCCTTCTAATGGATAGATTTTTTTAACTACTGCATCAGGAGCTAATTGTAGATTACTAACACCTTTTAATTCAGATAAAAGCATTTTAGCAAAAGTATCAAAACTACTCATATTGCCATTTACTATCTTTATATGTTCACCTAAAATTGTTGCACTTTTTGTATTTCGAAAAATAGTTCTTTCTAAAACATTTGCTTGAGAATTAAGAACTTCTGTAGATAAATTATCAATACTACTTTCAATATTGTAATTATTACTTTCTATTAGCTTATGGCTTATATAAATTAGTATGATAGTTACTATTAGAGAAATAATTCTTTCTTTTTTAATCATAAAAATTCCATGCTATCTTATTAATATTTTCATTATATAAAAATTTACTAAAAATACTATTATAAATATAATGTTTTTTATATATTAAGATTTATTGTTTAATATAATGATATTTTTGTTAAAATCTATAAAATAGAAAGGGTATTTGTTATGAATCTAATAGTAAACGGTGAAGAGAAAAACTTTAATGAAAACTCTACACTACAAGAAATTATCTCTATACTTAAAATTGAAGATAAAGTTATGGCAGCAGCTGTAAATATGGAGATTGTTAAAAAAGATGAATGGAATAGTTTTGTTCTTAATGAGAATGATAAATTAGAATTATTACAATTTGTAGGTGGTGGTTGATAAATGATTGCAGATATAAATTCAGTTTGCACATACTGTGGTGTTGGTTGTGATATTACAGGACAAGTAAAAGATAATAAAATATTAAAAATCTATGCACAAAATGATGGTTATGTTAGTCAAGGTAAGCTTTGTATTAAAGGAGCAAAAGGTTTCGGTTTTGTTGATTCTGATGATAGGATAAGAAATAGTAGAGTTAAAAAAAGTTTTATTGAGAAAAACTTAGAAGAGTTACCAAGAGAGTTAAAAGCAAGAGCAAAAACATTAAAAGAGTTTGATGAAAAGTATTTTGAAACCCCATATGAGTTTACAACATCTCTTGCAGCTTGGAAACTTATGGAGATAAAAGACACCTATGGCAGACATAGTTTTTGTGGAATGGGAGGAGCTAGAACTTCATGTGAGAGTTCTTATATGTTCCAAAAATTCATTAGAGAAGGGATGGATTCTCCCCATGTAGATTGTTGTGCGAGAGTTTGTCATAGTCCTAGTTTAAAAGGGATGAAACCTCTTATTGGAGAAGGTGCAGCAACAAACCCATTTGACGATATTTACAAAACTGAAAATATAATTATTATGGGTTCAAATACTACAGAGGCACATCCTATTGTTGCAAATAGAATAATAAAAGCAGCAAAAGCTAAAACAGCCAATGTAACAGTAATTGATGTTAGAAATATTCAAATAGGTAAATATGGAAAAGAGTTAGTAATTCCATATGAAGCAAATCTTTTAGTACTTAACATGATGGCATATGTAATTCTTTCTGAAAAACTTTATGACAATAACTTTATAGATTCAAGATGTGTAGGTTTTGAAGAGTATAAAAAATCAATTCTAAATGACCCTTATGCAAATCCTGAATATATGAGAAAAATTAAAGGTTATGAAGATTTAGCAGATTCTATTCCTGAAGTAGCTAGAGAGTATGCCTCAAAACAATCAATGTTTTTTTGGGGTTTGGGAATAACTGAACATTTAGATGGTTCATATGCTGTAATGGCAATAGTACACCTTGCTTTATTAACAGGAAATATTGGTAAAACAGGAACTGGTCTTATGCCTTTAAGGGGACAAAATAATGTACAAGGAGCCTGTGATACAGGATGTCTTCCATATTTTGATCCTGATTATGCAAAACCAAAAGAGATTGGACTTATGACACCTCAACTTATAGATGAGATGTTAAAGGGTAAAATCAAAGCTATGTATGTGATGGGAGAAGATATTGCCCATATTCATCCAAATCAAAACAAAGTACACAAAGCTTTAGAAAACCTTGAATTAATTATCTCAAATGAACTTTTTATGAATGAGATTACAAAAAAAGCAGATATTATTTTTGGTGTTAGATCTGCTTATGAAAAAACTGGTGTTTATGTAAATGCCATGAGAAGACTTCACCTTTCTCAACCTCTTGTGGAAGCAGATATGCCAGATGATTGGGAAGTATTAAGAGATATAGAAAACAAAATAAAAGGGAATTTTATTTATGAAACTAGTGAAGATGTATGGAATGAAACTAAAGAAAAAGTAAAATCTAGATTTAGTGGTGCAACATATCATAAACTTTCAAAAAATAGAAATAGAGGTATGCAATGGCCTATTGAAAAAGAGGATACTCCTATTTTACACCTTGAACAATTTAGAACCGAAGATGGAAAAGGATATTTTCAATACCACCAATATAAATTAAGAGAACAGATTAAAAAACTTGTAAATAATGAAGTTTTTGAGAATAATGAGTTTTATTTAACTACTGGAAGAACTATTGTTCACTATAATAATGCTGCCCAAACCATAAGAAGTGAAGCACTAAATTCTAGATATGACAAAGATATTATTTTAGCCTCTAAAGAGGATGAAGAAAAAATTGGTGCCAATCATATTATAATGAAAACCCAATATGGTGAAACTGCAATTATGCCAATTAAATATACTAAAAATATAAGACCTGGAACTTTATATACAACTTTTCATCATCCCCAATCAAAAGTTAATTTTATCTTTGGAGATGAAGCAGATGAACTAATTTTAACTGCAAGATTCAAATCAATTAGAGTAGAAATTGAGCCGATTAAAGGGTGATATTGCTGAAGAGAAAGCTTGTGAGTATTTAAACTCTCAAGCTTTTAAAATAGTAGAAAAAAACTTCTATGCAAAAAAATTAGGAGAGATAGATATTATTGCAACTAAAGATAATATTTATCATTTTATTGAAGTAAAATCCTCAAACTCATATGAAAGTGCCATAAACAATATTACAACAAGTAAACTCTCTAAACTAAAAAGAAGTGTTGAGTATTACTTACAAAAAAAAGAGATTAACTCTAGTTTTTGTATAGATGCGATTATTGTAGTAGATGAAGATATAGAGTTTTTAGAAAACATTACTTTTTAGCTTTTTTATTTCTAATTCTTCTTCTTGATTTAACATATATAATTCTTATAACTCTTCTTATATTCTTAAAAAATCTAGTTGTATACGTAGCCTCTGCATTCTCAATCTCTTCTCCAAGTTTTACATTTATGGCATCTGATTTTTTCATTGATAAAACCTGTGAAGGGAATACACTTCTATGCCCAGTCATCAAAAATGCAATTATAATTGATAAAGCGGCATAGTGAGCTACGTTTACTCCAAATAGCTCAACTGCCATAATCATTGCAGCAATTGGTGCACTTGTTGCCCCTGCTAAAACACTAACAAAGCCTAAAGCAGCAAAAAGTGGAATATATCCATCAACTAAACCACCAAAAAAGTTACCACTTGTTGCCCCAATGTAAAATACAGGAGTAAT is a window of Halarcobacter sp. DNA encoding:
- a CDS encoding molybdopterin-dependent oxidoreductase → MIADINSVCTYCGVGCDITGQVKDNKILKIYAQNDGYVSQGKLCIKGAKGFGFVDSDDRIRNSRVKKSFIEKNLEELPRELKARAKTLKEFDEKYFETPYEFTTSLAAWKLMEIKDTYGRHSFCGMGGARTSCESSYMFQKFIREGMDSPHVDCCARVCHSPSLKGMKPLIGEGAATNPFDDIYKTENIIIMGSNTTEAHPIVANRIIKAAKAKTANVTVIDVRNIQIGKYGKELVIPYEANLLVLNMMAYVILSEKLYDNNFIDSRCVGFEEYKKSILNDPYANPEYMRKIKGYEDLADSIPEVAREYASKQSMFFWGLGITEHLDGSYAVMAIVHLALLTGNIGKTGTGLMPLRGQNNVQGACDTGCLPYFDPDYAKPKEIGLMTPQLIDEMLKGKIKAMYVMGEDIAHIHPNQNKVHKALENLELIISNELFMNEITKKADIIFGVRSAYEKTGVYVNAMRRLHLSQPLVEADMPDDWEVLRDIENKIKGNFIYETSEDVWNETKEKVKSRFSGATYHKLSKNRNRGMQWPIEKEDTPILHLEQFRTEDGKGYFQYHQYKLREQIKKLVNNEVFENNEFYLTTGRTIVHYNNAAQTIRSEALNSRYDKDIILASKEDEEKIGANHIIMKTQYGETAIMPIKYTKNIRPGTLYTTFHHPQSKVNFIFGDEADELILTARFKSIRVEIEPIKG
- a CDS encoding response regulator transcription factor, which codes for MKILLLEDDLMLNDAITQYLTSVGHQIVSSKDGKTCLEILENEKFDMLILDINLPDIDGFTILEELHKQKRTIPTIFISALLDIEEISRAFDIGCHDYLKKPFHLKELNLRINKILKSSVVPQNHKRLSKLYSFDHDNMTLYFNNEPHILPKRQLMIISLLSKNRSLVVNYDMFREYAYDGDDIDTATIRAEVNRVKKVLKEDFIINIRGIGYMVERPN
- a CDS encoding FIST N-terminal domain-containing protein, which translates into the protein MKTFNYNIKNGIENSNINLELLKNEENILIQIFCGQGYSNLKDIIEKLKKELPQSIIIGTTTDGEIKNTSITTSNTIISISIFKETKILASYADDKNSFNNGFNLAKNLVTSNTKLLILFTDGTTTNGENFLKGVESFSNTTPICGGMAGDNGKFTQTFISCQDKILKSGAVGVSLNSDKLKVHNDYRFNWSPIGIEHTIDKIEDNRVYSINGMSPVEFYAKYLGEDVAMALPATGIEFPLIVEKDGIPTARAVIAKHSDGSVSFAGNLEEGDKVKLGFGNAEMIMQNPIESLNNLSSMKPESFFLFSCMARRRYMPSFIQVEVEPFAKIAPTSGFFTYAEFYHNGTNNLLLNQTLTIVALTEDSSESDFKELNLEPKEKNEHARTIRALTHLIQQSTKDYDKQTAKLNEEKLYTHNLLAAQKQFLRHTIHETNTPLSSIMWNVELHEMELGKSRYLSNIEVAMKNLFSIYDDLSYLVKRDQINYSTQRIDLTDYLRSRIDFFFQVALKAKSKLIFDSSNKSRFINFNETKLQRIIDNNLTNAIKYTFENEDIHIVLYEENDFFKLQFTSHSSVIQEPQKIFEEYYREEKLKEGFGLGLNLVKKICDEEDVKIKVESNNYFTTFSYYFKKEDKDENSIT
- a CDS encoding YraN family protein produces the protein MSRLKGDIAEEKACEYLNSQAFKIVEKNFYAKKLGEIDIIATKDNIYHFIEVKSSNSYESAINNITTSKLSKLKRSVEYYLQKKEINSSFCIDAIIVVDEDIEFLENITF
- the thiS gene encoding sulfur carrier protein ThiS — encoded protein: MNLIVNGEEKNFNENSTLQEIISILKIEDKVMAAAVNMEIVKKDEWNSFVLNENDKLELLQFVGGG
- a CDS encoding PAS domain S-box protein, with amino-acid sequence MIKKERIISLIVTIILIYISHKLIESNNYNIESSIDNLSTEVLNSQANVLERTIFRNTKSATILGEHIKIVNGNMSSFDTFAKMLLSELKGVSNLQLAPDAVVKKIYPLEGNEKAIGHDLFKDDARKKEAFLTRKSHKLTLAGPFTLIQGGVGIIARKPIYINDKFWGFASALIILDDLIKNTNINELKEKNYIFRLKRVHPDTEKMDIFYGNKNFSSEQKVYTKSLKVPNGTWYLDIQYTGIYLSNSLVFILYFVSILISFLLGYLLFIILNRPRELEKLNDLLEKKVQEQTKKIQNNLDLIGTYVLYSRTDSEGIITEVSEAFCKLTGYSKDELIGKTHSILKETNYSNQFYENMWNTIKSGKTWAGELKNKAKSGHSFWVYSMISPEYDENNSLVGFIAIRQDITAKKTFEENQVDYFQNAKMVAMGEMIGNIAHQWRQPLSAISTLASGLIFEKKANIIDDENLYKKLGNIVEYTLHLSKTIDTFRDFLRVRKSVEKTNLEDRIIAAKMIIDATLKEKSIDLIDNIDYEKTTKVNLIIGQLEQVLLNIFNNAKDALLEKETINPWIKLELYSIDDRIIIAVEDNAGGIPEKNMPHIFEPYFTTKHQTLGTGLGLNMSYRIINESLKGNIYAKNTKNGAKFFIELPMM